One genomic segment of Streptomyces niveus includes these proteins:
- a CDS encoding LysR family transcriptional regulator, whose product MELEVRHLRALCAIADAGSLHKAARQLGMSQPSLTTQLRRIENSLGAELFSRERTGCRPTLLGHSVLSRARPLVAGMAVLVSEARAAADRSAGPRLRIGSTASRALAGWLRRLRERLPGTDISLQMDVSANALLRQVAAGGLDVAFVHEVEGCALRVPPGLDRRVLVEREPQFISLARDHPAAGRPVVELADLAGDRWMIDPTVDGEWDGLRRVLSDAGLNPPVLHGDYLTASSLIAVGEAIAPCQPTSVPREDMVVRPLRDDPLGVRLLLFSRPGVDEGAGIASPGAAGPDGGPGDGPVDGDGPGGAEVYADLAAAYREAALQAGVYRQWLMRNKSPLLHAPAA is encoded by the coding sequence ATGGAGCTGGAGGTCAGGCATCTACGCGCGCTGTGCGCCATAGCCGACGCGGGAAGTCTGCACAAAGCGGCCCGGCAGCTCGGTATGAGCCAGCCGTCCCTGACGACTCAGCTGCGGCGGATCGAGAACTCGCTGGGCGCAGAGCTGTTCTCCCGCGAACGCACCGGCTGTCGGCCCACCCTGCTCGGTCACTCCGTGCTCAGCCGGGCGCGCCCCCTGGTCGCCGGGATGGCCGTGCTCGTCAGCGAGGCGCGGGCCGCGGCCGACCGGTCCGCCGGGCCCCGGCTGCGGATCGGTTCGACCGCGAGCCGCGCGCTCGCGGGCTGGCTGCGCAGACTGCGCGAGCGGCTGCCGGGCACGGACATCTCGCTCCAGATGGACGTCTCGGCGAACGCGCTGCTGCGGCAGGTCGCCGCGGGCGGGCTCGACGTGGCGTTCGTGCACGAGGTGGAGGGCTGCGCGCTGCGCGTGCCACCGGGGCTCGACCGGCGCGTACTGGTCGAACGCGAGCCGCAGTTCATCTCGTTGGCCCGGGACCATCCGGCGGCCGGCCGGCCGGTCGTCGAACTGGCCGATCTGGCGGGCGACCGGTGGATGATCGACCCGACCGTGGACGGTGAATGGGACGGTCTGCGCCGCGTACTGAGCGATGCCGGGCTCAACCCGCCCGTCCTGCACGGGGATTACCTCACCGCCTCGTCGCTGATCGCGGTGGGCGAGGCGATAGCGCCCTGCCAGCCCACCTCGGTGCCGCGCGAGGACATGGTGGTACGTCCGCTGCGGGACGACCCGCTGGGGGTGCGGCTGCTGCTGTTCTCGCGGCCGGGAGTGGACGAGGGCGCGGGCATCGCGAGTCCGGGCGCGGCCGGCCCCGATGGCGGCCCCGGTGACGGCCCCGTTGACGGTGACGGTCCCGGAGGCGCCGAGGTGTACGCGGACCTGGCGGCGGCCTACCGCGAGGCGGCGTTGCAGGCCGGGGTGTACCGCCAGTGGCTGATGCGCAACAAGAGCCCCCTGCTGCACGCGCCCGCGGCCTGA
- the snpA gene encoding snapalysin: MRYPKTAVSAICGISLAFATALTAAPVAAAAPTSDAPTTSYAAYEGSAEDSAATKAFYQAVMKSVAEKRAANPGALAVTVVYDASGAPSFAGQIASSTQIWNSAVSNVRLQQGSNADFTYEEGNDPRGSYASTDGHGRGYIFLDYAQNQQYDSLRVTAHETGHVLGLPDNYTAPCSKLMSGGGPGPSCTNSQPDAAERSQVNSLWANGFTAALAKAS; encoded by the coding sequence ATGAGATACCCCAAGACGGCCGTTTCCGCGATCTGCGGAATCTCGCTCGCCTTCGCCACCGCCCTCACCGCCGCCCCGGTCGCCGCCGCTGCCCCCACCAGCGACGCGCCCACCACCTCGTACGCCGCGTACGAGGGATCGGCCGAGGACTCGGCCGCGACCAAGGCCTTCTACCAGGCGGTCATGAAGTCGGTCGCCGAGAAGCGTGCCGCCAACCCCGGCGCCCTCGCGGTCACCGTCGTCTACGACGCCTCCGGCGCACCGTCGTTCGCCGGCCAGATAGCCAGCAGCACCCAGATCTGGAACAGCGCGGTCTCCAACGTGCGGCTCCAGCAGGGCAGCAACGCCGACTTCACCTACGAAGAGGGCAACGACCCGCGTGGCTCGTACGCGAGCACCGACGGGCACGGCCGTGGCTACATCTTCCTGGACTACGCGCAGAACCAGCAGTACGACTCCCTGCGCGTGACCGCCCACGAGACCGGGCACGTGCTCGGTCTGCCGGACAACTACACGGCCCCGTGCAGCAAGCTGATGTCGGGCGGCGGCCCCGGCCCGTCCTGCACCAACTCGCAGCCGGACGCGGCCGAGCGCAGCCAGGTCAACAGCCTCTGGGCGAACGGCTTCACGGCCGCGCTGGCCAAGGCATCTTGA
- a CDS encoding GntR family transcriptional regulator, protein MLFRVDPASSVPLGDQIAGSVRGAIADGTVNPGDRLPAARALADSLGVNVHTVLRGYQRLREEGLIELRRGRGAVVVPGPVSPGRAKLLERVRELVTEARELGMSEEELVSMVRMSQAT, encoded by the coding sequence GTGCTCTTCCGGGTGGACCCCGCGTCCTCGGTGCCGCTCGGCGACCAGATCGCCGGGTCCGTACGCGGTGCGATCGCCGACGGCACGGTGAACCCCGGCGACCGTCTGCCGGCGGCACGGGCGCTCGCCGACTCGCTCGGCGTCAACGTCCATACGGTGCTGCGCGGTTACCAGCGGCTGCGCGAGGAGGGCCTGATCGAACTCCGCAGGGGCCGGGGCGCCGTGGTCGTGCCGGGGCCCGTCTCGCCCGGACGGGCCAAGCTTCTGGAGCGGGTCCGTGAACTGGTCACCGAGGCACGTGAGTTGGGGATGTCGGAGGAGGAGCTGGTGTCGATGGTGCGGATGAGCCAGGCGACCTGA
- a CDS encoding DUF6304 family protein, with the protein MTAESTESWAGWYRDRRGAEPIAISADGRQVRTHIRGVAYEGADFSVLEPTEAGGVLSSCVLEWDIPMPVSAGGTVQQATLSCLLTLGERPSGTPSGRAELSLTLRCGGAAYESGIVGGGFRDALDRIKRQLPDDTELEGRILVNA; encoded by the coding sequence ATGACAGCGGAGTCGACGGAGTCATGGGCGGGCTGGTACCGGGACCGCCGTGGTGCGGAACCCATCGCGATCAGCGCGGACGGGCGGCAAGTCCGCACCCATATAAGGGGAGTTGCTTACGAGGGGGCCGATTTCTCCGTGCTCGAACCCACGGAGGCGGGCGGGGTGTTGTCGTCCTGCGTGCTGGAGTGGGACATACCCATGCCCGTCAGTGCGGGCGGCACGGTTCAACAGGCCACACTCAGCTGCCTGCTGACGCTCGGTGAGCGTCCGTCGGGCACGCCTTCCGGGCGTGCCGAGCTGAGCCTCACGCTGCGCTGCGGCGGGGCCGCCTACGAGTCGGGCATCGTCGGGGGAGGGTTCCGTGACGCCCTCGACCGGATCAAGCGGCAGCTGCCCGACGACACGGAACTCGAGGGCAGGATCCTGGTGAACGCCTGA
- a CDS encoding dihydrofolate reductase family protein → MRKLSYFIAASIDGFIGDPSGEAAFFTRYVDEEYLDFLKDEYPETLPTHGRRPLGLDHLENKRFDTVIQGRRSYDLALKAGVTSPYAHMRQLVASRTLASPDPAVEIVSGDVAARIGELKREDGLGIYLCGGANLAAQLIEEVDELVIKSYPLILGTGMPMFGTEFAFTEFELQSHRAFGNGAVVRTYGRKR, encoded by the coding sequence TTGCGCAAGCTCAGCTATTTCATCGCCGCGTCGATCGACGGGTTCATCGGTGACCCCAGTGGTGAGGCGGCCTTCTTCACCCGCTACGTGGACGAGGAGTACCTCGACTTCCTCAAGGACGAGTATCCGGAGACGCTGCCGACGCACGGCCGCCGGCCGCTCGGACTCGACCATCTGGAGAACAAGCGGTTCGACACCGTCATCCAGGGCCGCCGCAGCTACGACCTGGCCCTCAAGGCCGGTGTCACCAGTCCGTACGCGCACATGCGCCAGCTCGTGGCGTCGCGGACCCTCGCGAGCCCCGACCCGGCCGTGGAGATCGTCTCCGGCGATGTCGCCGCCAGGATCGGGGAGTTGAAGCGGGAGGACGGTCTCGGGATCTATCTCTGCGGCGGCGCGAATCTCGCCGCCCAGCTGATCGAGGAGGTGGACGAACTGGTCATCAAGTCGTATCCGCTGATCCTCGGCACGGGGATGCCCATGTTCGGCACGGAGTTCGCCTTCACCGAGTTCGAGCTTCAGTCCCACCGGGCCTTCGGCAACGGAGCGGTCGTCAGGACGTACGGCCGCAAGCGGTGA
- a CDS encoding family 2 encapsulin nanocompartment cargo protein polyprenyl transferase — MTSTDAATDGHEAVALLERSRSVVQPELRAAVESLPPAVRRVARYHFGWERADGSPVAGGAGKAIRPALVLAAAQALGGEPHRAVTAAVAVELAHNFTLLHDDVIDEDPTRRHRPTAWTVFGTTDAIIAGDALQALALRLLAEDRHPASSPAAVRLTDCVIELCAGQQTDCALERRGPNDVSLDECLTMAMAKTGALLGTSCALGALYADAGDEEVAALDAFGREAGLAFQLIDDLIGIWGDPDRTGKPAGADLVAHKKSLPVVAALVSGHPAAEELADLYLRPMDEAAVARAASAVERAGGRDWAQEQAADRMSRAVQQLSGAVPDLAAAGDLLALAEYVTRRTR; from the coding sequence ATGACCAGCACGGATGCCGCCACCGACGGCCATGAGGCCGTGGCGCTCCTGGAGCGCAGCCGTAGCGTCGTCCAACCCGAACTGCGCGCGGCCGTCGAGTCGTTGCCCCCGGCCGTACGCCGTGTCGCGAGATACCACTTCGGCTGGGAGCGGGCCGACGGCTCACCCGTGGCGGGCGGCGCGGGGAAGGCGATCAGGCCCGCTCTCGTGCTCGCGGCCGCACAGGCCCTCGGCGGAGAGCCGCACCGTGCCGTCACGGCGGCGGTCGCGGTGGAGCTGGCACACAACTTCACCCTGCTGCACGACGACGTCATCGACGAGGACCCGACCCGAAGACACCGGCCCACGGCCTGGACGGTCTTCGGCACCACCGACGCGATCATCGCCGGCGACGCCCTCCAGGCGCTGGCGCTGCGGCTGCTGGCCGAGGACCGTCATCCGGCCTCGTCCCCGGCGGCGGTGCGGCTCACCGACTGCGTCATCGAGCTGTGCGCCGGACAGCAGACGGACTGCGCGCTGGAGCGGCGCGGGCCGAACGACGTCTCCCTGGACGAGTGTCTGACGATGGCGATGGCCAAGACCGGTGCGCTGCTGGGTACTTCGTGCGCGCTCGGCGCGCTCTACGCGGACGCGGGTGACGAGGAGGTGGCGGCGCTCGACGCCTTCGGGCGGGAGGCGGGGCTGGCCTTCCAGCTCATCGACGATCTGATCGGGATCTGGGGCGACCCGGACCGTACGGGCAAGCCGGCCGGTGCGGATCTGGTCGCCCACAAGAAGTCGCTGCCGGTCGTCGCCGCACTGGTCTCGGGGCACCCGGCCGCCGAGGAGCTGGCGGATCTCTACCTGCGGCCGATGGACGAGGCGGCCGTCGCGCGGGCGGCCTCGGCGGTCGAGCGGGCCGGCGGGCGCGACTGGGCGCAGGAGCAGGCGGCGGACCGGATGTCCCGGGCGGTCCAGCAACTGTCCGGGGCCGTCCCGGATCTGGCGGCGGCGGGCGATCTGCTGGCCCTCGCCGAGTACGTCACGCGCCGCACACGGTAG
- a CDS encoding family 2B encapsulin nanocompartment shell protein, with translation MSVGDEVRTVEPPSQQSLGTAAARNLATTTKSAPQMQEITSRWLLRMLPWVQVQGGTYRVNRRLSYSVGDGRVTFVQTGDRVAVIPAELGELPALRDFEDEEVLAELANRCEQQEFAPGQTVAAAGGPADRVYLLAHGKVEKVGEGPYGDETVLEVLADGVYFGDQALVDDEATWQYTARAATACTVLVLTRQDVLNLAERAQSLRGHLDALASIPAQRTNKYGEAAIELSAGHVGEAVVPHTFVDYEGAPREYELSVAQTVLKVHSRVADLYNQPMNQTEQQLRLTVEALRERQEHELVNNREFGLLNNCDYGQRLQPHDGAPTPDDMDELLSRRRGSKMFLAHPRAIAAFGRECNKRGLNPATVEVGGHHVPAWRGVPIFPCNKIPVSDARTTSIICMRTGESEQGVIGLQQSGIPDEIEPSMSVRFMGIDEQAIISYLVTAYYSAAILVPDALGVLENVEVSRWR, from the coding sequence ATGTCGGTTGGTGACGAGGTCCGTACGGTGGAGCCCCCTTCCCAGCAGAGTCTGGGAACGGCCGCGGCGCGGAACCTGGCGACCACCACGAAGTCGGCGCCACAGATGCAGGAGATCACCTCGCGGTGGCTGCTGCGGATGCTGCCCTGGGTGCAGGTGCAGGGTGGTACGTACCGGGTCAACCGTCGACTCAGCTATTCGGTCGGCGACGGGCGTGTGACGTTCGTGCAGACGGGCGACCGGGTGGCGGTCATCCCGGCGGAGCTGGGTGAGCTGCCGGCGCTCCGGGACTTCGAGGACGAGGAGGTACTGGCCGAGCTGGCGAACCGCTGCGAGCAGCAGGAGTTCGCCCCGGGCCAGACCGTGGCCGCGGCCGGGGGCCCGGCGGACCGGGTGTACCTGCTGGCGCACGGCAAGGTGGAGAAGGTCGGCGAGGGGCCCTACGGGGACGAGACGGTGCTCGAAGTCCTCGCCGACGGGGTGTACTTCGGGGATCAGGCGCTGGTGGACGACGAGGCCACCTGGCAGTACACGGCACGCGCGGCCACGGCGTGCACCGTGCTGGTGCTGACCCGGCAGGACGTGCTGAACCTCGCGGAGCGGGCGCAGTCGCTGCGCGGCCATCTGGACGCGCTGGCGTCCATCCCCGCGCAGCGGACCAACAAGTACGGCGAAGCGGCGATCGAGCTGTCCGCCGGCCATGTCGGCGAGGCGGTCGTGCCGCACACGTTCGTGGACTACGAGGGGGCGCCGCGGGAGTACGAGCTGAGCGTCGCGCAGACCGTGCTGAAGGTCCACAGCAGGGTCGCCGACCTCTACAACCAGCCGATGAACCAGACCGAGCAGCAGTTGCGGCTCACGGTCGAGGCGCTGCGCGAGCGCCAGGAGCACGAGCTGGTGAACAATCGCGAGTTCGGCCTGCTGAACAACTGCGACTACGGCCAGCGGCTCCAGCCGCACGACGGCGCGCCCACCCCCGACGACATGGACGAGCTGCTGTCCCGCCGCCGCGGCTCCAAGATGTTCCTCGCGCACCCGCGCGCCATCGCCGCCTTCGGACGCGAGTGCAACAAGCGGGGCCTCAATCCGGCGACGGTGGAGGTCGGGGGCCACCATGTGCCTGCCTGGCGCGGTGTGCCGATCTTCCCCTGCAACAAGATCCCGGTCTCGGACGCCCGGACGACCTCGATCATCTGTATGCGTACGGGGGAGAGCGAGCAGGGCGTCATCGGGCTCCAGCAGAGCGGCATCCCGGACGAGATCGAGCCCAGCATGTCGGTGCGCTTCATGGGCATCGACGAGCAGGCGATCATCTCCTACCTGGTCACCGCCTACTACTCGGCGGCGATTCTCGTGCCGGACGCCCTCGGTGTCCTGGAGAACGTGGAAGTGAGCCGCTGGCGGTGA
- a CDS encoding N-acetylmuramoyl-L-alanine amidase has protein sequence MATPMSASSFIRALKNEGLTVVEVGDWRTHNRNHVGPWGPVHGVMMHHTVTKGTANTVRICRDGYAGLPGPLCHGVISKDGRVHLVGYGRANHAGSGDDDVLRAVIAEKALPPDNEANTDGNRHFYGFECENLGDGKDPWPAVQVEAMEAAAAAVCRVHDWNGPSVIGHLEWQPGKIDPRGVSMAGLRRRVDERLK, from the coding sequence ATGGCCACACCCATGTCTGCGAGCAGCTTCATCCGCGCGCTGAAGAACGAGGGGCTGACGGTCGTCGAGGTCGGCGACTGGCGTACGCACAACCGCAACCATGTGGGGCCCTGGGGCCCGGTCCACGGCGTGATGATGCACCACACGGTCACCAAGGGCACCGCGAACACCGTCCGCATCTGCCGTGACGGCTACGCGGGACTGCCGGGGCCGCTGTGCCACGGCGTCATCTCCAAGGACGGCAGAGTCCATCTCGTCGGCTACGGCCGGGCCAACCACGCGGGCAGCGGCGACGACGACGTCCTGCGCGCCGTGATCGCCGAGAAGGCCCTGCCGCCGGACAACGAGGCCAACACCGACGGCAACAGGCACTTCTACGGTTTCGAGTGCGAGAACCTGGGCGACGGCAAGGACCCCTGGCCGGCCGTCCAGGTGGAGGCCATGGAGGCCGCGGCGGCGGCCGTCTGCCGCGTCCACGACTGGAACGGGCCCTCGGTCATCGGCCACCTGGAGTGGCAGCCGGGCAAGATCGACCCGCGCGGTGTCTCCATGGCGGGCCTGCGGCGGCGTGTCGACGAACGGCTGAAGTAG
- a CDS encoding 1-aminocyclopropane-1-carboxylate deaminase/D-cysteine desulfhydrase: MTPEALDLAALRPRLPSPLRTVEDERFTRRGVRLLLKRDDLIHSALPGNKWRKLEPNLRAAADGGHRALLTFGGAYSNHLRATAAAGRLLGFATVGVVRGDELATRPLNPSLAACAADGMRLRFVDRATYRRKTEPSVLREILDAAADGLAVPPERVYVVPEGGSNSLAARGCTALGRELRGAADVVGVACGTGGTLAGLAAGLAPGQRAVGFPVLKGGFLAGEVRALQLAAFGGPRGDWSLDERFHGGGYARTTPAADAFAADFEDRHGLPVERLYVAKMLHGLTTLAKEGAFAPGSTVAAVVTGRPPDPAESDGGDGDSDSSSGDGGQSVSSR, encoded by the coding sequence GTGACTCCGGAAGCGCTCGACCTCGCCGCCCTGCGGCCACGGCTGCCGTCACCCCTGCGGACCGTCGAGGACGAGCGCTTCACCCGCCGCGGCGTGCGGCTGCTGCTCAAGCGGGACGATCTGATCCACTCCGCCTTGCCGGGCAACAAGTGGCGCAAGCTCGAACCCAACCTGCGGGCCGCCGCCGACGGCGGTCACCGCGCCCTGCTGACCTTCGGCGGCGCCTACTCCAACCATCTGCGCGCCACCGCCGCCGCGGGCCGGCTGCTCGGCTTCGCCACGGTCGGGGTCGTACGGGGCGACGAACTGGCCACCCGCCCCCTGAACCCGTCGCTCGCCGCGTGCGCCGCCGACGGCATGCGGCTGCGTTTCGTCGACCGGGCGACCTACCGCCGCAAGACCGAGCCCTCCGTACTGAGGGAGATCCTGGACGCGGCCGCGGACGGGCTCGCGGTACCCCCCGAGCGTGTCTACGTCGTCCCGGAGGGCGGCAGCAACTCCCTTGCCGCGCGGGGCTGTACGGCGCTCGGGCGGGAGCTGCGCGGCGCGGCCGACGTGGTGGGTGTCGCCTGCGGCACCGGCGGCACCCTCGCGGGCCTGGCCGCCGGTCTCGCCCCCGGGCAGCGCGCCGTCGGCTTCCCCGTACTGAAGGGCGGCTTCCTGGCCGGGGAGGTCCGCGCCCTTCAGCTGGCGGCCTTCGGCGGCCCACGGGGCGACTGGAGTCTGGACGAACGCTTCCACGGCGGCGGCTACGCCCGTACGACACCCGCCGCCGACGCCTTCGCAGCCGACTTCGAGGACCGTCACGGGCTCCCGGTCGAACGCCTCTACGTCGCCAAGATGCTCCACGGGCTGACCACCCTCGCCAAGGAGGGCGCCTTCGCGCCGGGGAGCACCGTCGCGGCCGTCGTCACCGGCCGCCCTCCGGACCCGGCCGAAAGCGACGGCGGCGACGGCGACAGCGACAGCAGCAGCGGCGACGGCGGTCAGTCGGTCTCCTCGCGGTAG